DNA from Scheffersomyces stipitis CBS 6054 chromosome 1, whole genome shotgun sequence:
GCTTTCGCGATTTATGGGGAATTTCCAGAATGGCCTGGGGGattttgggtgcaaaatggAGGAACCGGATTGGTCGACTTGAACAGTTAGTGTTCAGAAAAAGTTAAGTTCAATGAGTTACCAGACCAATCCTTCCAGACGATTTTGATTGCATTTGGTTTGTTCTGAATTTGTGCCAAACTCATGggatcttcttctaagtGTTGGTGTAGGATAGTTTTTTCTATGGTACTCTGAAAGTCCAAATCTCGATTATTTATGATATTCATGATATTCATGTCAGAATGAACATTCACAATGCTGAGTCACATAAGTTCCAAAGTTACACACACTGCTCTCCGACTATCATTTGAATGTACTTTCAtctctcttctcttcacTTGCTTTCTTCAGGTGCAAAATTGTGGTGCGAAAAAtcatttgaaaaattgaaaagctTCGGATTTGTCATTGATAGGCCATGGCCAGAGCAACAGTATGAGACCGGTCCGACTACTGCCAGGATCCCACATAGGTTCCTTTCTCAGATGTATACCGAAGTCTTCGTTGCGATTTCAAAATGCTGTGTTATTTCCCAAGATAGCGAGAAAATACTCGTCTCACCTCATCGCTACTACTACAtcttcaagtacaagtaattcttcatctacatcaAAGTTTGCAAATATCCACAGCATTATCTCGACTCCGCGAGTCAACGAAGTCTCGTCGGATTACGTGCGGGTTGAGCCTAAACAGGAGGACGAGATTGTTATAGCTATGAGCTCAGGTGTGGACTCACTGGTAGCTGCAGGGATCTATGCAAAAAAGTATAAGAATGTCAGAGGCATATACATGGCCAACTGGTCCCAAACTGCCAAGTGTACGGAACGAGATTGGAACGACGTTCAGAAAGTATGTCATGATCTCAAAATCCCCTGTGAGCGAGTTAATTTTGAAAAGGAGTACTGGAACGACGTATTCCAGCCTATGCTCAACATGTACGAGAAAGGTTTAACACCAAATCCAGATACTGGGTGTAACAAGTACGTCAAGTTTGGCTGTATGATCGATCATTTGACAGCAAAATTCCCCCGGGACAAGAAATGGTGGTTGGTGACTGGCCATTATGCTCGTGTGATGCTCCACCAGCCTTCTGGCCAGTACCATTTACTTAGAGCTTATTCCAAGGATAAGGACCAGTCGTACTActtatcttcaattcccCAGGAAGCTCTTTCGCGTGTGTTGATGCCAATCGGCCACTATGTGAAACCAGATGTACGTGAACTCGCTAAAGAGTTGAACCTTCATGTCAGCTCCAAGCCAGATTCACAAGGTCTTTGCTTTGTGTCCCAGGAACAGAATTCTTTCCGggacttcttgaacgactACATCGAGCCAAATCCTGGCAACATAGTTACTGAGGATGGGAAAGTCTGGGGAAAGCATCAAGGGCTCTGGCATGCTACCATTGGTCAGAAGTCTAGTATATCTATGCCCCAGGGAGATCCCCAGTACAAAGGAGTGTGGTTTGTCAGCGAAAAGAACTTTGAAACAAACGAACTTGTCATAGTCAGAGGCAGAGACAATCCTAAATTGTATAAACAAGAAGTGAATGTAGACGACTTCCAATGGATGAATTCTGATAATTCGGATTCATCCAGTGAGATCACCTTTCAGTACAGATCGCTTCAGACTCCTATCAAGGTAGAGTCTATGGCGAGGAAAGGGGCAAACTATACGATCAAGTTGGCAGAAAAGGTTCGTGCCTTGGCCCCAGGGCAGAACGTCGTATTGTATAGGGGAAATCAGGTATTGGGATCGGGCGTCATCGGTAAAGCCATGTAAATAGTGTAATATTGTAAATAGATAAGTATCTAGAATAGAAAGATACTGAGGAATTAGACGTGAAGAGGTGATTAAAGACAGTAAGATGAGACAGCATTTCACATACAAGTCACCTAAAAATGTTATGCTACATGGATAGGTATTGTGTGAATACATGAGATATCTGTCTTACTTGATAAGAGAAAGAATTATAGCATATGTGGGTGATCCATCACCAATATCCTACTCTCCGATTGTTATACGGTTGAACAGAAGGCTTTATGTATAATCATTATGTTCTTCTACATTTCCTAAGTTAACGTCAAAACATTTTATAGTTAGATACAATGAATAATCAAAATTAAACTATCACCAAACATAATACAAAAATCAAATAAAAGACCAAATCAACCGATCTATCCGCATGAAGTGAAACAATaatgacaatatcaacCCAGAAATCTAACAGTGCTCTTCAAAATGTTTAGAATGCGGCAATTGTAGGGTACAAggacttcttttcttcggcTTCAGAAGGGGAATcctgttctttcttctgcGATTCGATCTGTTCTCTCAAGTAGTCCAAAACCATGTCTATCATAGCCTTGTGCTTCATTACAGAACTCAAGTCGAATTCTTTACCGTTGATCGTCATCTTGCCGAACAAAGcttcgatttcttcctcttcgtccacgtcttcttcttcttctgccgATGACGCTACAGAGCTTTCAGAgtcaaactcttcttcagaagtgAACTCTTCCTCGTCATCGTCCAACTCTTGGGCAGATTTCTGGTAAGTCGAAACTCCACCCATCTCCATCGACACTGGATGCTGTTGCTGACTATAGTAGTGATGGCTGTGGAATCCGCTTCCAATAGGTCTATTGATCTGTGGATAAGAAGGCAAGTGGCTTCCAGCAGATGCTACTTCATTCTTGCCAGCAGAAGCTGACAACTGAGGCAAAGGTGGATACAACTGTGAAGTCGCAGAAGGAGCTGGTTGATATTGGCTAGACATCGTCTGGTATTGAGCATCGATAGAGTTCGAcaatgaattgaagaacttctcgGCTTCGTATATGTTACTTCCTTGAGCAGGTTGAGGAACACTAGCATTGGCATTAAAGGAAGCAGCGGCACCAAACGAAGGATTGTGTTGTGGTTGAGGTTGTTGGTGAGGCTGTTGGTGATGGTGTATGTTCTCATCCAAGTggttcaatttgttgaagatgtcCATGTTGTACTGAGCCTCACCAtgcttcaacttcttagCTGGATACTCATGAGcctgctgctgttgttggttcACATTATGGAAGTTGAAGTCGTTCAAGATGCTGTTCACGACATACATGTTGTGCTGGGAGTTATTTTCActccttctctttctcGACGAGTTCTGATCGTAAAGATCCAGATGCTGATGGTTAATGCTTGGGTAATTGAACGACATGTCTGCAGACAACTGGGTTCCAGTATAGTAGTTGCCTCCATAAGTTCCAGGCATAGGTAAAGTGGAGAAGTCTCCCATCTTGCCTGTCAAACGAAGTCTCTGTCTGGCTTCCCTCTGTTGTTGcttcatcaactccttctgagctctcttcaacttcttgggACGGTCGTCAGCATGAATCTTGGagtgcttcttcaaatcctGTGGTCTCTTGAAAGACTTTGGACACAAGTCACAGTGGAAAGGCTTCAATGGCACGTGAACACGCAAGTGCGATGTGATATGGTCTCTCTTAACAGTTGTGATTCCACAGTTGTCCCAGTGACATGTCAACAGCAAGTTGTTGGACGACTTTCTTCCCACGTGATCGTCACACAAGTGGTCGTACAACTTCTCTGGTGTTTCGAAGATAATGGAACAGTCGCCCCAGGAACACTTGAAGGGGCCCCTCAAGTCTTCAtccttgatcttcttgtatgTCTTTTTAGCAGGTTTGTTGGTCTGGCCAGTTCCGGTGGGAACTGTGGCAATAGTTGCGTCTTTCTTCAAGCCGGCATTCAAGTCATTGATGGAGGGAATGGAGATGTTGCTGTTTGGGAAGaacgagttcaacaactggtCTCCCTCGTGGTGGTAGTTCTGCGAAGGATAGAGGAACGAAGCAGGCTGGTTGGTATATGATGGGCCCAAGTACGAAGGCTGTGGGTAGTGGGTATTAAGCTGGGGATGGAGAGATTGTGGAGGCTGAGTAGAGTAGGACgaggtggtggtggtagCGGTGTTTGAAGTAGTGCCGGCGCTGGAAGTGGAAGTGGCCGAAACAGCAGTACTACTAGCAGCAGAGACATTGGTATCGTTACTGGTGCTAATTCTACTCTCGTTGTTATTGGTACTAGCGTTAGTGGTGCTATAGTTGTTGTGATGGTGGCGGTGGTGGTGATGGTGGTGTTCGGAAGACTTGCTGTCGTGA
Protein-coding regions in this window:
- a CDS encoding predicted protein; amino-acid sequence: MSSGVDSSVAAGIYAKKYKNVRGIYMANWSQTAKCTERDWNDVQKVCHDLKIPCERVNFEKEYWNDVFQPMLNMYEKGLTPNPDTGCNKYVKFGCMIDHLTAKFPRDKKWWLVTGHYARVMLHQPSGQYHLLRAYSKDKDQSYYLSSIPQEALSRVLMPIGHYVKPDVRELAKELNLHVSSKPDSQGLCFVSQEQNSFRDFLNDYIEPNPGNIVTEDGKVWGKHQGLWHATIGQKSSISMPQGDPQYKGVWFVSEKNFETNELVIVRGRDNPKLYKQEVNVDDFQWMNSDNSDSSSEITFQYRSLQTPIKVESMARKGANYTIKLAEKVRALAPGQNVVLYRGNQVLGSGVIGKAM
- the RIM101 gene encoding pH-response transcription factor pacC/RIM101-like protein (Zn finger transcription factor) is translated as MNYNLHPVSYLNADSNQSVSTLTESAPQPTAPVAKTSSSSALDMEMDSTSPSSTSNSSSPNNNGSPHSSYTSQSSTNNAGTTSNTATTTTSSYSTQPPQSLHPQLNTHYPQPSYLGPSYTNQPASFLYPSQNYHHEGDQLLNSFFPNSNISIPSINDLNAGLKKDATIATVPTGTGQTNKPAKKTYKKIKDEDLRGPFKCSWGDCSIIFETPEKLYDHLCDDHVGRKSSNNLSLTCHWDNCGITTVKRDHITSHLRVHVPLKPFHCDLCPKSFKRPQDLKKHSKIHADDRPKKLKRAQKELMKQQQREARQRLRLTGKMGDFSTLPMPGTYGGNYYTGTQFINHQHSDLYDQNSSRKRRSENNSQHNMYVVNSILNDFNFHNVNQQQQQAHEYPAKKLKHGEAQYNMDIFNKLNHLDENIHHHQQPHQQPQPQHNPSFGSNIYEAEKFFNSLSNSIDAQYQTMSSQYQPAPSATSQLYPPLPQLSASAGKNEVASAGSHLPSYPQINRPIGSGFHSHHYYSQQQHPVSMEMGGVSTYQKSAQELDDDEEEFTSEEEFDSESSVASSAEEEEDVDEEEEIEALFGKMTINGKEFDLSSVMKHKAMIDMVLDYLREQIESQKKEQDSPSEAEEKKSLYPTIAAF